Proteins encoded within one genomic window of Triticum aestivum cultivar Chinese Spring chromosome 2D, IWGSC CS RefSeq v2.1, whole genome shotgun sequence:
- the LOC123053888 gene encoding septin and tuftelin-interacting protein 1 homolog 1-like: protein MALLKRSFNAALLDKDDDSYPSKMPGSLARTTAPVAKMMRLWNYKEGAGLGTHGQGIIVPIKTERRSSNAGIGHSEKPYDNGLPGAPASLPAGHKWGEWAAASRALRLERDCCEKTLALLRDVRLQGDDSAETADALAAIVKSEEVLQGKRALGAIVKSEEVLQGKRALGAWRAALPPSAVQHIVERVLAPRMAMKAREWEPVWNPGCDHWLRPWLPLIGNLPESLYGIVESKISGGSYDTISPWKDYFDPAHWEIFSRRHVLPRMTRWLQQLRITPPKQIDVKFRTVMEWTPLVRTQDVVSILEQEFFGKWESALRHWLQSAKPSLGEADAWCTGWKNLFTPELLDDKRVLARLEAGVAMVDRQTEDLNRLVCHS, encoded by the coding sequence ATGGCGCTGCTGAAACGCAGCTTCAACGCGGCGCTGCTCGACAAGGACGACGACTCGTACCCGTCCAAGATGCCGGGCAGCCTCGCGCGCACCACCGCGCCGGtggccaagatgatgcggctgtgGAACTACAAGGAAGGCGCGGGTCTTGGCACGCACGGCCAAGGCATCATCGTCCCCATAAAGACCGAAAGGCGTTCTTCAAACGCCGGCATCGGCCACTCCGAGAAGCCCTACGACAACGGCCTTCCGGGCGCGCCCGCGTCGCTGCCAGCCGGACACAAGTGGGGCGAGTGGGCGGCTGCCTCACGAGCCCTGCGCCTTGAACGGGACTGCTGCGAGAAGACCCTCGCGCTGCTGCGCGACGTGAGGCTTCAGGGCGACGACAGCGCGGAGACGGCGGACGCGCTGGCGGCGATCGTCAAGTCCGAGGAGGTGCTCCAGGGGAAGCGCGCGCTGGGGGCGATCGTCAAGTCCGAGGAGGTGCTCCAGGGGAAGCGCGCGCTGGGGGCGTGGAGGGCCGCGCTGCCTCCCTCCGCCGTGCAGCACATCGTCGAGCGGGTTCTCGCGCCCAGGATGGCCATGAAAGCGCGAGAGTGGGAGCCGGTGTGGAACCCGGGCTGTGACCATTGGCTACGTCCGTGGCTTCCATTGATCGGAAACTTGCCGGAGAGCCTCTACGGCATTGTCGAGAGCAAGATCAGCGGCGGCAGCTACGACACCATCTCCCCATGGAAGGACTACTTCGACCCGGCGCATTGGGAAATCTTCTCCCGGCGCCACGTCTTGCCTAGGATGACACGGTGGCTGCAACAGCTGAGGATCACGCCCCCGAAGCAGATCGACGTCAAGTTCCGCACGGTGATGGAGTGGACGCCCCTCGTGCGCACTCAAGACGTGGTGTCGATCCTAGAACAAGAGTTTTTCGGCAAATGGGAGAGCGCGCTGCGCCATTGGCTGCAGTCCGCGAAGCCATCGCTGGGGGAGGCCGACGCGTGGTGCACCGGCTGGAAGAACCTCTTCACTCCAGAGCTGCTTGATGACAAACGCGTGCTCGCGCGTCTGGAGGCTGGCGTTGCCATGGTGGATCGACAAACGGAAGACCTCAACCGTCTTGTTTGTCATAGTTGA